A segment of the Blastocatellia bacterium genome:
CGAAACGGTGTCCGGAATGCGCCGAAACCCTGTCCGAAATCGACCGAAATGCTGTCCGATTTGAGCCGAAAAACGCAACTGATCGTGTGACGATCCTCGACGAACCGGTCCTGGAGTTTGGTGGTGGACAGCGGGCAATAGACCCACACGACGGACTCGCACTTTTCGGAGCCTTCTCGGGTATCGCATCTCCAGCGTACATCGTTCTCGGCACCGAAAGGGGGCTGGAGCTGTGGGATCGTTGGGCAGCGGCATTGAACCGTCCTGCGTTTCACCCTGATCGAGACAAACACCGCCTCTGGCCGCCCTATCCCGGTTTTGAGGTCGCGTTCGGGCAACCCTGGCCCGACAGGGCGCAGAGGCGGTACACCATCGACCGCTCAAGCTTGCTCCACGCTTCCCGCAAAGCTGATCAACATGAACGCTGTTACGCAGTCGTAGAGCATCTGTTGGATCACTTCCCAAAGGCCAGAACACTGGATCGAGTGCCGGCCGTCGCTGTCTGTATCGTACCTGACGAAGTGTGGCAGAACTGTCGGCCGGAATCGCGCGTCCTGGACCCCGTCGACGAGAGAATCTCACGGGGTGAAAAGGAGGCCCGGAAGGCTGGGCAGTCCGACTTCTTTCGGCCGGCAGTGGACCCGAACCAGTATTACCTGTCGCCTGATTTCAGACGGCAGTTCAAGGCCAGGACAATGGAGTATGACATTCCCGTGCAGATCATCCGAGAATCGACGCTTCGCCTGTCAGATGAGGTGAAGCGTGGAGAACGAGGCCTTACTCCACTGTCTGACCGGATGTGGAACCTCGCCACAGCGCTATATTACAAATGCGGCGGAAAGCCGTGGAAGTTGACTGCCGCCAGACCAGGTGTCTGCTACATCGGAATCGCATTTCGCCGTGCGCCCGAGGGGGGCAAGACCGCTTGCTGTGCGGCCCAAATGTTTCTCGACTCGGGCGATGGGATTGTGTTTCTAGGCGACTTCGGCCCCTGGTACTCTCCCGAGAAGAACGATTTTCACCTCGATAAAAACGGAGCACGTAAGCTTCTCAGCGGTGTGCTGGAAACCTACAACCGTGTCAAGACTCCCCAAGATCCGTGTATCACCGAAGTCTTTCTCCATTCGCGCTCGACCATTAGCGATGAAGAGTTTGGCGGTTACCAAGAGGTATGTCCGCCTGGGTGCAAGCTGGTCGGTGTTCGGGTCCGCCCAGACAGATTCGGCCCACGGCTCTTCCGAGACGGAAGGATGGCAATCCAGCGAGGTACGTTCTGGCGAGTCAGCAGACGGACTGGCTTCCTCTTTGGATCAGGGTTCAAACCGCGTCTTGGAACCTACGATGGTTGGGAGACCCCTGTGCCCTTGAATGTCGACCTGCAGCATGGAGACGCTAGCATTGACCAAGTAGCGGCGGACATCTTCGCGCTGACGAAACTCAACTATAACGCTTGCCGTCTTGGCGAAAGCCAACCTGTAACTGTCGGGTTTTCCGATGCGGTTGGGGAAATCCTTATCACCAACCCGACGGTGCCTGTTCGCCGCCACAACTTCAAGTTCTTCATTTGATGTGCTGGCCCCACTTATCTTTGCACGGGGTGTTTCGCATGTTTGCCTCGCAAATCCATCAGCCACACTCGGCGTAGACGGATGTCATCGGATCCCCATTGACTCTTCTTAGAGTTCTGATGCCACCTGTAACCGCTCAGGACCTTCCTCACTGACCCCTACCTGACCCCTACCTCAGTTATATTGCGTATCCTGAATGCAGCTCGTAGAATTGGCGGTCCTTCGAGGCTCTCATGCGGCACTTCACGCGACCATCGAATGATCTATCTCACCCGTCTGTGCTCATCGTGAACCCCGATCCGGATATGTGCTTGGGCTTGACCGATGGGTTGACGACCAATGGCTATCATGTGGAGGTCGCACAAGACGGAAAGACCTGCCTGCAACGGATTCATGAGCGGGTCTTCAACGCCGTGCTCCTGAGCGAACATTTACCTGATCAGGACGCACTATCGCTCTTGGAGCCAATCCACTCCTCTCAAGCGACACTTCCCGTGATCCTCTTGACCGTTAGCGGTCCGTCACCGAGCGCACTGCAACGAGGGGCCTTTGCTGTGTTACTCCTGCCATACGAGCGAGACGAGCTATTGCACATTCTCCAGAAAGCAATCGGTCAGTAAACAACCATTGAGGGTGACAGCAGTACTACGAGGCTCCCATGCCCTTCACCATCCGTCCGTATCGCCGCTTTCCCGTCTATTATCCAGTGACCTACCAGACAGGTTTGTTTGAAGGTCATGGCACCGTGTGGAATCTATCCCTCACTGGCTGGCGATTCTCTGGCAATCTGCCCTTACGGATCGGAGAAGTGTGTTCGCTCACAGTGACCCTGTCGATTGACCAGACGATCTACGTGGCCGCTGGCGTCGTGCGCTGGGTTCGGGGTGAGGAGTATGGCGTCGAAACGCTGGTGATTGATGACGAGTCACGGGAGGAGTTGGATGAGCACCTCTGGCAGCGGGGATAGGAAAGAGATTTCTCAAGGGCATGATGCACTAACAAGGAGGTCATTATGAGGTCTTGGATGTTCCGCTGGACACTTGGTGTAGGGCTACTCGCTGTTATGCTTCTTGCCCTTCCCCTGTTACCCCAGATACCGACGGATTCCTCAGCCGTCTCCGCTGCCGAGAAAGCAGAACCTCTCGATCTCAACACCGCAACACCTGACCAGCTCAAGGCCTTGCCGGGCATTGGCGAGGCTTACTCCGAGAAGATCATCAAGGGGCGTCCTTACAAGCGGAAGGACGAGCTAGTCCAGAAGAAGATCATTCCGCAGGCCACATACGACAAGATCAAAGACCAGGTCATTGCCAAGCAGAAGTAAGTCGTGGAGGAGACATGCCGCAAGGCGACAAGTCCAAGGAGGAATGCTTTCGTCTTTGGAAGAATGGGAAGTCCGTTCGTGAGATGAAGCGCAGCACAACCGCCAAGTATGAAACGATCAAAATGTGGGTTCGGGAGTGGGAGCGGGGTGCGCAAGGAACTTGAGAGGTCAATCGAAGAGAATGAAGCCGCGCATGTGTCAAGTTCTTGTCGGGTGCATCCTTTTACAGGCCACTCTGGCACTCGGCGAGGACCTGGCCGGCAGAGTGGTTGGTGTGTTGGATGGTGACACGATTGAGGTGCTGCACGATGGTCACTCCAAACGCATTCGGTTGAACGGGATCGATTGTCCCGAGAAAGGCCAGCCTTTCGGAAAGAAAGCTAAACAGTTTACCTCCACTATGGTCTTCGGCAAGGAAGTCACTATTCAGGTTCTCGGTTTCGACAGGTACGGGAGAACAATTGGGGAGGTCATCTTTGGCGATGGGCGAAACCTCAATCGGGAACTCGTGAAAGCAGGTTTTGCCTGGTGGTACCGGAAGTACTCGAAAGACTTCACACTTGGCGATCTCGAGGACGAAGCGCGCCTAGCCAAGCGAGGCCTTTGGGTCGATCCTGACCCGATTCCGCCGTGGGAGTGGCGCAGCCATCAACGGGCGAACCGTTGAGGAGCGCCTTATGAAGACTGAGGTCTTGTATCTTGTGGACGATCCACCTGTCCAGAACTTTGGCATGCTGTACCACACCTAATGATATGCGGCTGCGAGCAGTAGACTCTCAGGTGGTGAGAATCGCATGAATGACAGAATTAAAAAAGCTCTGAGTCAGATGAAAGGTCTGGAGGTGTCGCGCTCTGATCCACGGCAGTCGAGCCTCTACAACTTCGCCCTCGGAGCGGTCTATTCACTCGCGCGAGCGGAGCAATTAGGATATCCATGGCAATCGCAGGAACCGGGTAGGGAATGGCGACGCATGGAAGAAGCCAAGGGCCTGGTTCTCAGGATGTTGGTGGAAGACCAACCGCCGGAGCAAGGTGAGTGGCTAGCCGCCTTCTATTTTAATGATGCCATAGTCCGCCTGGATCTGGCTTTTGAACACATCCTTCGGTGCGTCGGCAATCTTGGGCCAACTGCTGCCATCGGAGAAGTCAGGGAAGTAGCCACCCGGAAGAGTTTTCCTTCCGAATTGCTCACTATTTGGTCTGAACGAGGAAGGAATGCCGATAACATGCTGAAACACCGAAGCTTGGAAATACTAGAAGATCCTGGGATCTCTTTTACCGAAGCTCTATCCGTGATGGAAAATCTCGTCTGCGCGCTGGCCTGGGTTGTACGCAATCCATCGTCGCAGAAGATGCCTTAACCTGGCTTCAGATATCATCACGACATCTGCGGACTCCATCGAGTTTGTTCACCGGTATTCGGGCGAGCTCATGACCGAGGGAACTTCGGTCAGCGATGTGCCCCTTAACTCATTTAGAGTTGTAATGGATATTTTCCACGCACTCGACA
Coding sequences within it:
- a CDS encoding response regulator; this translates as MLIVNPDPDMCLGLTDGLTTNGYHVEVAQDGKTCLQRIHERVFNAVLLSEHLPDQDALSLLEPIHSSQATLPVILLTVSGPSPSALQRGAFAVLLLPYERDELLHILQKAIGQ
- a CDS encoding PilZ domain-containing protein, with protein sequence MPFTIRPYRRFPVYYPVTYQTGLFEGHGTVWNLSLTGWRFSGNLPLRIGEVCSLTVTLSIDQTIYVAAGVVRWVRGEEYGVETLVIDDESREELDEHLWQRG
- a CDS encoding helix-hairpin-helix domain-containing protein — protein: MRSWMFRWTLGVGLLAVMLLALPLLPQIPTDSSAVSAAEKAEPLDLNTATPDQLKALPGIGEAYSEKIIKGRPYKRKDELVQKKIIPQATYDKIKDQVIAKQK
- a CDS encoding thermonuclease family protein; translation: MKPRMCQVLVGCILLQATLALGEDLAGRVVGVLDGDTIEVLHDGHSKRIRLNGIDCPEKGQPFGKKAKQFTSTMVFGKEVTIQVLGFDRYGRTIGEVIFGDGRNLNRELVKAGFAWWYRKYSKDFTLGDLEDEARLAKRGLWVDPDPIPPWEWRSHQRANR